From a region of the Helianthus annuus cultivar XRQ/B chromosome 5, HanXRQr2.0-SUNRISE, whole genome shotgun sequence genome:
- the LOC110942337 gene encoding NADH dehydrogenase [ubiquinone] 1 alpha subcomplex assembly factor 3: MAVRQRAVATLPTLMRALRKESPSIPQRLPSLRRGFSLYDQVNLIDNVPEDQLRFQGYTDSGFTVNGVEYEGSLLCVGNLLLSWTPKKMSDITIDSLSIFQAVRPIPEILILGTGRYIQPVDPEIRKFIRSTGMKLEAIDSRNASSTYNILNEEGRIVAAALLPYGVSS; the protein is encoded by the exons ATGGCGGTGCGACAGAGAGCGGTGGCGACGCTGCCGACGCTTATGAGAGCGTTACGAAAGGAATCACCATCGATTCCACAGCGATTGCCCTCACTCCGACGAGGTTTCTCGTTATACGATCAGGTTAATCTCATCGATAACGTTCCAGAAGATCAATTGCGATTTCAAGG GTATACCGATTCTGGATTCACTGTTAACGGGGTGGAATATGAAGGCAGTTTGCTCTGTGTAGGTAACTTGCTATTGTCTTGGACTCCGAAAAAAATGTCGGATATAACTATAGACAG CCTATCCATCTTCCAAGCAGTGCGACCTATACCAG aaatttTGATACTTGGCACCGGAAGATATATCCAACCTGTTGATCCTGAAATACGCAAGTTCATTCGTTCTACAGGCATGAAGTTAGAGGCTATTGACTCG AGAAATGCGTCATctacatataatatattaaatgaaGAAGGCAGGATTGTAGCTGCTGCACTTCTTCCATATGGAGTTTCTTCTTAG